In a genomic window of [Empedobacter] haloabium:
- a CDS encoding DUF1800 domain-containing protein, with product MRQLYSISFAVLLGLSGCGGNGSTDEAANTTTAASAKRSGLRLAASASAPVEGEADLNVNTEAAKSAASFLSQASFGPTIYEINRVMTLGPNGWLNEEFQKAGPKHRLHMDEAAKRLPAGMVLNENHFFQTFWKNATIGHDHLRERVTYALSQIFVVSFVDGAVAEYPRGVACYYDTLSANAFGNFRQLLEAVARHPMMGIYLSHMQNEPESETSTPDENFAREIMQLMSIGLHELNADGSVKLKNGVPIPAYTRDDVAAMAKVLTGWSWGGGARNEHGFHGLVAYSAADRDCRPMDNYPQFHSTAEKKLLGNTIAAGGSGEADLKKALDILFNHPNVGPFIGRQLIQRLVMSNPSPAYVQRVAAAFADNGDGVRGDMKAVLRAVLLDSEARNYQEVGKLREPVLRLANWMRAFNARSSSGNYLMWSLDDPLEGLGQSPMRSPSVFNFYRPNYIPPHTELASSGLVAPEMQITAEPSVVGYLNYMQLAIPRGVGDGYDIKPNYAAEVSLAATPELLVDRVNLLLLNGQMSAALRQQILTAINAVRIPAGNPASAKIVEAKYNRAYLAIFLTMASSEYLVQK from the coding sequence ATGCGACAACTCTATTCGATCAGCTTTGCCGTGCTGCTGGGCCTTTCCGGCTGCGGTGGCAATGGAAGTACCGATGAGGCTGCAAATACGACGACGGCGGCCTCCGCCAAACGTTCCGGGCTGCGCCTGGCCGCATCCGCCTCCGCGCCAGTGGAGGGCGAGGCCGACCTGAACGTCAATACCGAAGCCGCGAAAAGCGCGGCTTCCTTCCTGTCCCAGGCCTCGTTCGGCCCGACCATTTACGAAATCAACCGTGTCATGACGCTGGGCCCGAATGGCTGGCTGAATGAGGAGTTCCAGAAAGCAGGGCCGAAGCATCGCCTGCACATGGACGAGGCAGCCAAGCGGCTGCCGGCCGGGATGGTGCTCAACGAAAATCACTTCTTCCAGACGTTCTGGAAGAACGCGACGATCGGGCACGACCACCTGCGCGAGCGCGTCACCTATGCGCTGTCGCAGATCTTCGTCGTGTCGTTCGTCGACGGCGCCGTGGCCGAGTACCCGCGCGGCGTGGCCTGCTATTACGACACCCTCAGCGCAAACGCGTTCGGCAATTTCCGCCAGTTGCTGGAGGCCGTCGCGCGTCATCCGATGATGGGTATCTACCTGTCGCACATGCAGAACGAGCCGGAGTCGGAAACCAGCACGCCGGACGAGAACTTCGCCCGCGAAATCATGCAGCTGATGTCGATCGGCCTGCATGAGCTCAACGCCGACGGCAGCGTCAAGCTGAAGAACGGCGTGCCGATCCCGGCATACACCCGCGACGACGTGGCGGCGATGGCCAAGGTGCTGACCGGCTGGAGCTGGGGCGGTGGTGCCCGCAACGAGCATGGCTTCCATGGCCTCGTCGCCTACTCGGCGGCCGACCGCGATTGCCGGCCGATGGACAACTATCCGCAGTTCCACTCGACTGCCGAGAAGAAGCTGCTGGGCAATACGATCGCTGCCGGCGGCAGCGGCGAAGCCGACCTGAAGAAGGCGTTGGACATCCTGTTCAACCACCCGAACGTCGGTCCCTTCATCGGCCGCCAGCTGATCCAGCGTCTGGTGATGAGCAACCCGAGCCCGGCCTATGTCCAGCGTGTGGCCGCCGCGTTCGCCGACAACGGCGACGGCGTGCGTGGCGACATGAAGGCCGTGCTGCGCGCCGTGCTGCTCGACAGCGAAGCGCGCAATTACCAGGAAGTGGGCAAGCTGCGCGAACCGGTGCTGCGCCTGGCGAACTGGATGCGTGCCTTCAATGCGCGCTCGAGCAGCGGCAACTACCTGATGTGGAGCCTGGACGACCCGCTGGAAGGCCTGGGCCAGTCGCCGATGCGCTCGCCTTCGGTATTCAACTTCTATCGGCCGAACTACATCCCGCCGCACACGGAGCTGGCCAGTTCGGGCCTGGTCGCGCCGGAGATGCAGATCACGGCGGAACCGTCGGTGGTCGGCTACCTGAACTACATGCAGCTGGCGATCCCGCGTGGCGTCGGCGACGGCTATGACATCAAGCCGAATTATGCGGCCGAGGTGTCGCTGGCGGCCACGCCGGAGTTGCTGGTCGACCGCGTCAACCTGCTGCTGCTGAACGGCCAGATGTCCGCCGCGCTGCGCCAGCAGATCCTGACCGCCATCAATGCCGTCAGGATACCGGCCGGCAATCCGGCCTCGGCCAAGATCGTCGAGGCAAAGTACAACCGCGCCTACCTGGCCATCTTCCTGACGATGGCTTCGTCCGAATACCTGGTGCAGAAATAA
- a CDS encoding DUF1501 domain-containing protein — MTTPFTRRRFLASMAGAAGTSALPFAATLAAMGNAAAADNDDYKALICVFLTGGNDAYNTVLATDPTSWQQYERYRSSGSTSIALAPPGAAGGVLPITPAAAHAGRSFALHPNLGALKSLFDAGRVGIVANVGTLVAPTTVGAYRSGAAMLPRELFSHNDQQSVWQSSMPEGASYGWGGRMGDLLASGNSNNMFTCVSTAGNAVFVSGRNVSQYQVDAAGVKPVLSLDGYLFGTTRHPLRNIITNNATSNVLEREYVAIVNKALQSQAFLGSAMAPSGAAGIPAPTTYIDPNTRRATVNPLAVQLQTVARVIAARGALGVRRQVFFVSLGGFDTHDNQRTRHADLMARLAHGLSYFDEISANLMGVNMREKVTLFTASDFGRTLVTNGDGTDHGWGSHHFVMGGAVKGRNIYGSFPAVGLGHDSDVGRGALLPSQSVDQYGATLASWFGVPDSQLATVFPNLPNFAQRNLGFMA, encoded by the coding sequence ATGACTACTCCGTTCACCCGCCGTCGTTTCCTCGCTTCCATGGCCGGCGCCGCCGGCACCAGCGCGCTGCCGTTCGCCGCCACGCTGGCCGCGATGGGCAATGCCGCCGCCGCCGACAACGACGACTACAAGGCATTGATCTGCGTGTTCCTGACCGGCGGTAACGATGCCTACAACACGGTGCTGGCCACGGACCCCACGTCGTGGCAGCAGTACGAGCGCTACCGCAGCAGCGGCTCGACGTCGATCGCGCTGGCGCCCCCCGGCGCGGCCGGTGGCGTGCTGCCGATCACCCCGGCCGCGGCCCACGCCGGCCGCAGCTTCGCGCTGCATCCGAACCTGGGTGCATTGAAATCGCTGTTCGATGCCGGCCGGGTCGGCATCGTCGCCAATGTCGGCACGCTGGTCGCGCCGACGACGGTCGGCGCCTACCGCAGCGGTGCCGCGATGTTGCCGCGCGAGCTGTTCTCGCACAACGACCAGCAATCGGTCTGGCAATCGTCGATGCCGGAAGGCGCTTCCTACGGTTGGGGCGGTCGCATGGGCGACCTGCTGGCCAGCGGCAACAGCAACAATATGTTCACCTGCGTGTCCACGGCCGGTAATGCCGTGTTCGTCAGCGGCCGCAATGTGTCGCAGTACCAGGTCGACGCGGCGGGCGTGAAGCCCGTGCTGTCGCTGGACGGCTACCTGTTCGGCACGACGCGCCACCCGCTGCGCAACATCATCACCAACAACGCCACCAGCAATGTGCTGGAGCGCGAGTACGTCGCGATCGTCAACAAGGCGCTGCAATCGCAGGCTTTCCTCGGCAGCGCGATGGCGCCCAGCGGCGCGGCGGGCATACCCGCGCCGACCACGTACATCGACCCGAACACCCGGCGCGCCACGGTCAATCCGCTGGCCGTGCAGCTGCAGACGGTCGCCCGCGTGATCGCGGCCCGCGGCGCGCTGGGCGTGCGCCGCCAGGTGTTCTTCGTCAGCCTGGGCGGATTCGACACGCACGACAACCAGCGCACCCGCCATGCCGACCTGATGGCGCGGCTGGCCCACGGCCTGTCGTACTTCGATGAGATTTCCGCCAACCTGATGGGCGTGAACATGCGCGAGAAGGTGACGTTGTTCACGGCGTCCGATTTCGGCCGCACCCTGGTGACCAACGGCGACGGTACCGACCATGGCTGGGGCAGCCACCACTTCGTGATGGGCGGCGCCGTCAAGGGCCGCAACATCTACGGCAGTTTCCCCGCGGTCGGCCTGGGGCACGATTCGGACGTGGGCCGCGGCGCGCTGCTGCCGAGCCAGTCGGTCGACCAGTACGGCGCCACGCTGGCCAGCTGGTTCGGGGTGCCCGACAGCCAGCTCGCCACCGTCTTCCCGAACCTGCCCAACTTCGCCCAGCGCAACCTGGGCTTCATGGCGTAA
- a CDS encoding glycosyltransferase family 1 protein, translating to MIHVLLSQNDVYRDVVDHLTAGGAKATLIGPTIAPSAFRSKASILKAMLSPALLRTRGLWTKNDRVLIIGWQALPILAMIRCGLLPRPEKVLVMACFIHGARARRIVNWLWRKLYFPGMGFITFSQGEARNLTGTVGIPSESVYFHLWRQALYGAADPASITDDGSVFAGGYSNRDYDLLLRAMQDMPTPLNIVASERNAIDQQLRPATTVYRDLPEAEFELLLARSRVVAMPLRSQGEACGQSVLLRVLRNGKPLVTTRHESIEAYLGTDYPGFVKHDDVDSMRTTLQRALDDAAFRETLAAAIRVAGRKLDQREGPGQEIEHFLLA from the coding sequence ATGATTCACGTACTGCTCTCGCAAAACGACGTCTACCGCGACGTTGTCGACCACCTGACCGCCGGCGGCGCCAAGGCGACGCTGATCGGCCCGACCATCGCCCCTTCGGCGTTCCGCAGCAAGGCCTCGATCCTGAAGGCCATGCTGTCGCCGGCCCTGCTGCGCACGCGCGGCCTGTGGACGAAGAACGACCGCGTGCTGATCATCGGCTGGCAGGCGCTGCCGATCCTGGCGATGATCCGTTGCGGCCTGCTGCCACGGCCGGAGAAGGTGCTCGTGATGGCGTGCTTCATCCATGGCGCGCGCGCCCGCCGCATCGTCAACTGGCTGTGGCGCAAGCTGTACTTCCCGGGCATGGGCTTCATCACGTTCTCGCAAGGCGAAGCACGCAACCTGACCGGGACGGTCGGCATTCCTTCGGAAAGCGTGTATTTCCACCTGTGGCGCCAGGCGCTGTACGGCGCGGCCGATCCGGCCTCGATCACCGACGACGGCTCGGTCTTCGCCGGCGGCTATTCGAACCGCGACTACGACCTGCTGCTGCGCGCGATGCAGGACATGCCGACGCCACTGAACATCGTGGCGTCCGAACGCAATGCCATCGACCAGCAGCTGCGTCCGGCCACGACCGTGTACCGCGACCTGCCGGAGGCGGAATTCGAACTGTTGCTGGCCCGCAGCCGCGTCGTGGCGATGCCGCTGCGCAGCCAGGGCGAAGCCTGCGGCCAGAGCGTGCTGCTGCGCGTGCTGCGCAACGGCAAGCCGCTCGTCACCACGCGGCACGAATCGATCGAGGCTTACCTGGGGACGGACTATCCGGGCTTCGTCAAGCACGACGACGTGGACAGTATGCGCACGACGTTGCAGCGTGCACTGGACGATGCGGCGTTCCGGGAAACGCTGGCGGCGGCGATCCGCGTTGCCGGCCGCAAGCTGGACCAGCGCGAGGGGCCTGGCCAGGAAATCGAACACTTCCTGCTGGCCTGA